In Streptomyces nodosus, one DNA window encodes the following:
- a CDS encoding ABC transporter ATP-binding protein — MEERSAAEADAERAPGADPAADPVASGRDAPVIVTRALTKRYRGGQLAVDGLDLTVPAGSVFGFLGPNGSGKTTTIRMLMGLIEPTSGTARVLGRPMPRAARAVLPHVGALIEGPAPYGFLSGRDNLLRYDAADPTADPRTRRARVAEALDRVGLTAAAGKKAKAYSLGMKQRLGLAAALLRPRALLVLDEPTNGLDPQGMREIRSLVRELADDGTTVFLSSHLLDEIEQVCTHAAVMARGRLITQGAVADLAARARGRLVVTTPDPGEAARVLKEQGVADVVVAENRVTGEPPDRDMAEVNAALVRAGVRVRGFGVERASLEDAFVELTGEGFDVAG; from the coding sequence ATGGAGGAACGGTCCGCCGCGGAAGCGGACGCGGAGAGAGCACCGGGAGCGGATCCGGCAGCGGATCCGGTGGCGAGCGGCCGGGACGCACCGGTCATCGTCACCCGCGCCCTCACCAAGCGCTACCGCGGCGGACAACTCGCCGTGGACGGGCTCGATCTGACCGTCCCGGCGGGCAGCGTCTTCGGTTTCCTCGGGCCGAACGGCTCCGGCAAGACCACCACCATCCGCATGCTGATGGGCCTGATCGAGCCCACCTCGGGCACGGCGCGCGTACTGGGGCGGCCCATGCCCCGCGCCGCGCGCGCCGTGCTCCCGCATGTCGGCGCCCTCATCGAGGGCCCGGCCCCGTACGGCTTCCTCTCCGGCCGCGACAACCTGCTGCGGTACGACGCCGCCGACCCCACCGCCGACCCGCGCACCCGGCGCGCACGCGTCGCGGAGGCGCTGGACCGGGTCGGCCTCACGGCGGCGGCCGGCAAGAAGGCGAAGGCGTACTCCCTGGGCATGAAACAGCGCCTCGGTCTCGCGGCGGCGCTGCTGCGGCCCCGGGCGCTCCTCGTCCTGGACGAGCCGACCAACGGCCTCGACCCGCAGGGCATGCGGGAGATCCGTTCCCTGGTGCGGGAGCTCGCCGACGACGGCACGACCGTCTTTCTCTCCTCCCATCTGCTCGACGAGATCGAGCAGGTCTGCACCCATGCCGCGGTGATGGCCCGCGGCCGGCTGATCACCCAGGGCGCGGTGGCGGACCTGGCGGCCCGGGCGCGTGGCCGCCTTGTGGTGACGACCCCGGACCCGGGAGAGGCGGCCCGTGTCCTGAAGGAACAGGGCGTGGCCGATGTGGTGGTGGCGGAGAACCGGGTGACCGGCGAACCCCCGGACCGGGACATGGCCGAGGTGAACGCCGCGCTGGTGCGTGCCGGGGTCCGCGTCCGCGGCTTCGGCGTCGAACGAGCCTCACTGGAGGACGCCTTCGTGGAACTGACGGGGGAGGGCTTCGATGTCGCGGGCTGA
- a CDS encoding ABC transporter permease, with protein sequence MSRAEPAEASRVPLAGRPNPLWTFGLLRDELLVTFRRWRTLALLAVLAAVPVLVGIAVRIETSGGSGAGGRGGDGGPAFIAQITNNGLFLVFTALAATLPFFLPMAIGVVAGDAVAGEANSGTLRYLLVAPAGRTRLLLTKYATVMAFCLVATLVVAVSALAMGALLFPLGDLTTISGTRIGFSEGLVRALLIALVVAASLIGVAALGLFVSTLTHSGVAAMATTVGLLITAQILDQIPQLHAIQPYLFPHYWLSFADLVRDPVYWDDLVRNLGLQALYALVFGSAAWARFTTKDITA encoded by the coding sequence ATGTCGCGGGCTGAGCCGGCCGAGGCGAGCAGGGTCCCGCTCGCCGGGCGGCCGAACCCCTTGTGGACCTTCGGACTGCTGCGCGACGAACTGCTGGTCACCTTCCGGCGCTGGCGCACCCTCGCCCTGCTGGCGGTGCTGGCCGCCGTGCCGGTCCTGGTCGGGATCGCCGTCAGGATCGAGACGAGCGGGGGTTCCGGCGCCGGAGGTCGGGGCGGTGACGGGGGTCCGGCGTTCATCGCACAGATCACCAACAACGGGCTGTTCCTGGTCTTCACCGCCCTGGCCGCCACGCTCCCGTTCTTTCTGCCGATGGCGATCGGGGTCGTCGCGGGGGACGCCGTCGCGGGCGAGGCGAACTCCGGGACCCTGCGCTACCTCCTGGTCGCCCCCGCGGGCCGTACCCGTCTGCTGCTCACCAAGTACGCGACCGTCATGGCCTTCTGCCTCGTCGCCACCCTGGTCGTCGCGGTCTCGGCGCTGGCCATGGGGGCCCTGCTCTTCCCGCTCGGCGATCTGACGACGATCTCGGGCACCCGGATCGGCTTCTCCGAGGGACTGGTCAGGGCCCTGCTGATCGCGCTGGTCGTCGCCGCCTCCCTGATCGGCGTGGCGGCCCTGGGGCTGTTCGTCTCCACCCTCACCCACAGCGGTGTCGCGGCGATGGCGACCACGGTCGGCCTGCTGATCACCGCTCAGATCCTGGACCAGATACCGCAGCTGCACGCGATCCAGCCCTATCTCTTCCCGCACTACTGGCTGTCCTTCGCCGACCTCGTGCGTGACCCGGTCTACTGGGACGACCTGGTCCGCAACCTCGGCCTCCAGGCCCTGTACGCACTGGTCTTCGGCTCGGCGGCCTGGGCGCGCTTCACCACCAAGGACATCACCGCATAG
- a CDS encoding NUDIX domain-containing protein, producing the protein MRWTVHGERPLYDTPWVRLRALDVEQPDRTRGDYHVVRLRDVAVTAAVDDAGRVLMMWRHRFVTDTWAWELPMGLVEDGETPAEAAARELEEETGWRAGSLRPLVHAQPAAGITDSRHFLFRTRDAVRVGEPTERNESDRLEWIPLPVVRAMIERGEIVSSATLVGVMALLLDLSQGTG; encoded by the coding sequence ATGCGTTGGACCGTCCATGGAGAGCGTCCGCTGTACGACACGCCCTGGGTACGGCTGCGCGCCCTGGACGTCGAGCAGCCCGACAGGACGCGGGGTGACTATCACGTGGTCCGGCTCCGGGATGTCGCCGTCACCGCCGCCGTCGACGACGCGGGACGGGTCCTGATGATGTGGCGCCACCGCTTTGTCACGGACACCTGGGCCTGGGAGCTGCCCATGGGGCTCGTCGAGGACGGGGAGACGCCCGCCGAAGCGGCGGCACGCGAGCTCGAGGAGGAGACCGGCTGGCGCGCGGGCTCCCTCCGGCCGCTCGTCCACGCCCAGCCCGCGGCCGGCATCACCGACTCCCGGCACTTCCTCTTCCGTACCCGGGACGCCGTCCGCGTCGGCGAGCCCACCGAACGCAATGAGTCGGACCGTCTGGAGTGGATCCCGTTGCCGGTGGTGCGAGCCATGATCGAACGCGGGGAGATCGTCAGCAGCGCCACCCTGGTGGGGGTGATGGCGCTCCTGCTGGACCTGTCCCAGGGCACCGGCTGA
- the rarD gene encoding EamA family transporter RarD, with protein MTEKSRSERRTGLLNGFAAYGMWGIVPLFWPLLRPAGAAEILAHRMVWSLLIVAVALLVMRRWAWAGELLRQPRKLVLVTVAAVVITVNWGVYIWAVNSGHVVEASLGYFINPLVTIALGVLLLKERLRPVQWAAVGVGFAAVLVLTIGYGRPPWISLCLAVTFATYGLVKKKVSLGGIESLAAETAVQFVPALAYLLWLTAHGGSTFTSEGAGHATLLAATGLVTALPLVCFGAAAIRVPLSTLGLLQYLAPVFQFLLGILYFHEEMPLERWAGFGLVWIALVLLTGDALRMARRGARALRNGAAVPGSVATAAVSAAPVTEGSVTGPDQPVDARP; from the coding sequence GTGACCGAGAAGTCGAGAAGTGAACGGCGGACAGGTCTGCTGAACGGCTTCGCGGCATACGGGATGTGGGGGATCGTGCCCCTCTTCTGGCCACTGCTGCGGCCCGCCGGCGCGGCGGAGATCCTCGCCCACCGGATGGTCTGGTCCCTGCTGATCGTCGCCGTCGCCCTGCTGGTGATGCGCCGCTGGGCCTGGGCGGGCGAACTGCTGCGGCAGCCCCGCAAGCTGGTGCTGGTCACGGTGGCCGCGGTGGTCATCACCGTGAACTGGGGCGTCTACATCTGGGCCGTGAACAGCGGCCATGTGGTGGAGGCCTCACTGGGCTACTTCATCAACCCGCTCGTCACCATAGCCCTGGGCGTGCTGCTGCTGAAGGAACGGCTGCGGCCCGTCCAGTGGGCGGCGGTCGGGGTGGGCTTCGCCGCCGTCCTCGTCCTGACGATCGGTTACGGCCGCCCGCCGTGGATCTCGCTGTGTCTCGCCGTCACCTTCGCCACCTACGGTCTGGTGAAGAAGAAGGTCAGCCTCGGCGGCATCGAGTCGCTGGCGGCCGAGACCGCCGTGCAGTTCGTGCCGGCGCTGGCGTATCTGCTGTGGCTCACCGCGCACGGCGGCTCGACCTTCACCTCCGAGGGCGCCGGGCATGCGACGCTGCTCGCCGCCACCGGTCTGGTCACCGCGCTTCCGCTGGTCTGCTTCGGCGCCGCCGCGATCCGGGTGCCGCTGTCCACGCTCGGGCTGCTCCAGTACCTCGCACCGGTGTTCCAGTTCCTGCTGGGCATCCTCTACTTCCACGAGGAGATGCCGCTGGAGCGCTGGGCGGGCTTCGGCCTGGTCTGGATCGCGCTGGTGCTGCTGACCGGCGACGCGCTGCGCATGGCCCGGCGGGGGGCGCGTGCGCTCAGGAACGGGGCCGCCGTGCCCGGCTCCGTCGCCACCGCGGCGGTGAGCGCGGCGCCGGTCACGGAGGGCTCGGTGACCGGGCCCGATCAACCGGTGGACGCCAGGCCGTAG
- a CDS encoding SDR family oxidoreductase encodes MSIVVTGATGHLGRHVVEQLLEKVPAEQITAVVRTPEKAAGFADRGVRIAVADYNVPETFDGLFAAGDRVLLISGNEFDKGRTGQHRIVLDAARAAGVALFAYTSAPGSLTAALADDHRDTEEAILASGVPHVLLRNGWYSENYTEQLAPVLEHGAVVAAAGEGRVASAARADYAAAAVAVLTGEGHENTTYELSGDTAWGFAEYAAELSRQTGREIAYDAVSVEALTGILTGAGLPAPLAAILAGVDASVEKGELAVTTGDLSRLTGRPTTPLAESITLALKG; translated from the coding sequence ATGAGCATCGTCGTCACCGGAGCCACCGGCCACCTGGGCCGTCATGTGGTGGAGCAGCTGCTGGAGAAGGTACCGGCCGAGCAGATCACCGCGGTCGTCCGCACCCCGGAGAAGGCCGCCGGCTTCGCGGATCGCGGTGTACGGATCGCGGTCGCCGACTACAACGTCCCCGAGACCTTCGACGGCCTCTTCGCCGCCGGCGACCGGGTGCTGCTGATCTCCGGCAACGAGTTCGACAAGGGACGGACCGGCCAGCACCGGATCGTTCTGGACGCCGCCCGTGCCGCCGGTGTCGCGCTCTTCGCCTACACCAGTGCGCCAGGGAGCCTGACGGCCGCCCTCGCCGACGACCACCGGGACACCGAGGAGGCGATCCTGGCCTCGGGCGTGCCCCATGTGCTGCTGCGCAACGGCTGGTACAGCGAGAACTACACCGAGCAGCTCGCCCCCGTCCTGGAGCACGGCGCCGTCGTGGCCGCCGCCGGTGAGGGCCGGGTCGCCTCGGCCGCCCGCGCCGACTACGCGGCCGCCGCCGTCGCGGTGCTGACCGGCGAGGGCCATGAGAACACGACGTACGAGCTGAGCGGCGACACCGCGTGGGGCTTCGCCGAGTACGCCGCCGAGCTGAGCCGGCAGACCGGCAGGGAGATCGCCTACGACGCCGTCTCCGTCGAGGCCCTGACGGGCATCCTGACCGGCGCCGGACTGCCCGCCCCGCTCGCCGCGATCCTGGCCGGGGTGGACGCCTCCGTCGAGAAGGGCGAGCTGGCCGTCACCACCGGCGACCTCTCCCGTCTGACCGGCCGCCCGACCACCCCGCTCGCCGAGTCGATCACCCTCGCCCTGAAGGGCTGA
- a CDS encoding winged helix-turn-helix transcriptional regulator, translating into MAVSSTAADGRDETRTGDSREAMCPHRLVLEHVTSRWGALVLIELLEGSHRFSELRRAIGRSARVSEKMLTQTLQTLERDGLVHRDAKPVIPPRVDYSLTGLGREAAEQVRALALWTERRMADVEEARRAYDETRAPRARVS; encoded by the coding sequence ATGGCAGTGAGCAGCACGGCCGCGGACGGCCGGGACGAGACCCGCACAGGCGACAGCCGTGAGGCGATGTGCCCCCATCGCCTCGTCCTGGAGCATGTCACCAGCCGTTGGGGAGCCCTTGTGCTGATCGAGCTCCTCGAGGGGTCCCACCGCTTCAGCGAGCTGCGCCGGGCGATCGGCAGGAGCGCCCGCGTCAGCGAGAAGATGCTCACCCAGACCCTGCAGACGCTGGAGCGCGACGGTCTGGTCCACCGGGACGCCAAGCCGGTGATCCCGCCGAGGGTCGACTACTCCCTGACCGGTCTGGGCCGTGAGGCAGCCGAACAGGTGCGCGCACTGGCGCTGTGGACCGAGCGGCGCATGGCCGATGTCGAGGAGGCCCGCCGGGCGTACGACGAGACCCGGGCGCCGAGGGCCCGGGTCTCGTGA
- a CDS encoding 2-oxoacid:ferredoxin oxidoreductase subunit beta, with translation MAETSMEGTGTIEALSLVPKAEARQSMKDFKSDQEVRWCPGCGDYAILAAVQGFMPELGLARENIVFVSGIGCSSRFPYYMNTYGMHSIHGRAPAIATGLASSRRDLSVWVVTGDGDALSIGGNHLIHALRRNVNLKILLFNNRIYGLTKGQYSPTSEVGKITKSTPMGSLDAPFNPVSLAIGAEASFVARTVDSDRKHLTGVLRQAAAHPGTALVEIYQNCNIFNDGAFEPLKDKQTAEEAVIRLEHGQPIRFGPDGSRGVVRDMRTGDLEVVTVTPENEADILVHDAHAASPTTAFALSRLADPDTLHHTPIGVFRSVDRPVYDTLMADQLDTAIEQNGKGDLAALLAGGDTWTVIG, from the coding sequence ATGGCTGAGACGTCCATGGAAGGCACGGGCACGATCGAGGCGCTCTCCCTCGTTCCCAAGGCCGAGGCCCGGCAGTCCATGAAGGACTTCAAGTCCGACCAGGAGGTGCGCTGGTGCCCCGGCTGCGGTGACTACGCGATCCTCGCCGCCGTCCAGGGCTTCATGCCGGAGCTGGGCCTGGCCAGGGAGAACATCGTCTTCGTCTCCGGCATCGGCTGTTCCTCGCGCTTCCCGTACTACATGAACACGTACGGAATGCACTCCATCCACGGCCGTGCGCCCGCCATCGCGACCGGTCTCGCCAGCTCGCGCCGCGATCTGTCGGTATGGGTGGTCACCGGCGACGGCGATGCGCTGTCCATCGGAGGCAACCACCTCATCCATGCCCTGCGCCGCAATGTCAATCTGAAGATCCTGCTGTTCAACAACCGGATCTACGGTCTGACCAAGGGCCAGTACTCCCCGACCTCCGAGGTCGGCAAGATCACCAAGTCGACGCCGATGGGCTCGCTCGACGCGCCCTTCAACCCGGTGTCGCTGGCGATCGGCGCGGAGGCGTCCTTCGTGGCGCGGACCGTCGACTCCGACCGCAAGCATCTGACCGGGGTGCTGCGCCAGGCCGCCGCCCACCCGGGCACGGCGCTGGTGGAGATCTACCAGAACTGCAACATCTTCAACGACGGCGCCTTCGAGCCGCTCAAGGACAAGCAGACCGCCGAGGAGGCCGTGATCCGCCTGGAGCACGGGCAGCCGATCCGCTTCGGCCCCGACGGCTCGCGCGGTGTCGTCCGGGATATGCGCACCGGTGATCTGGAGGTCGTCACGGTCACCCCGGAGAACGAGGCGGACATCCTGGTGCACGACGCCCACGCGGCCTCCCCCACCACGGCGTTCGCGCTGTCCCGGCTCGCCGACCCGGACACCCTCCACCACACCCCGATCGGCGTCTTCCGCTCGGTGGACCGGCCGGTCTACGACACCCTGATGGCCGACCAGCTCGACACCGCCATCGAGCAGAACGGCAAGGGCGACCTGGCCGCGCTGCTCGCCGGCGGCGACACCTGGACCGTCATCGGCTAG
- a CDS encoding 2-oxoacid:acceptor oxidoreductase subunit alpha produces MTSQVSSPAEQADEAVVGEQRRPAGAKDVHKLDRVIIRFAGDSGDGMQLTGDRFTSETASFGNDLSTLPNFPAEIRAPAGTLPGVSSFQLHFADHDILTPGDAPNVLVAMNPAALKANIGDLPRGAEVIVNTDEFTKRALQKVGYTASPLEDGSLDGYHVHPVPLTALTVEALKEFDLSRKEAERSKNMFALGLLSWMYHRPTDGTETFLKTKFAKKPDIAAANIAAFRAGWNFGETTEDFAVSYEVAPATTAFPVGTYRNISGNLALSYGLVAASRQADLPLFLGSYPITPASDILHELSKHKNFGVRTFQAEDEIAGIGAALGAAFGGSLAVTTTSGPGVALKSETIGLAVSLELPLLVVDIQRGGPSTGLPTKTEQADLLQAMYGRNGEAPVPVVAPRTPADCFEAALEAARIALTYRTPVFLLSDGYLANGSEPWRIPELDELPDLRVRFAQGPNHTLDDGTEVFWPYKRDPETLARPWAIPGTPGLEHRIGGIEKQDGTGNISYDPANHEFMVRTRQAKIDGIVVPDLEVDDEPGANTLVLGWGSTYGPITAAVRRLRAAGQPIAQAHLRHLNPFPRNLGQVLERYDKVVIPEMNLGQLATLIRARYLVDAHSYTQVNGMPFKAEQLAAALKEAIDG; encoded by the coding sequence GTGACCAGCCAGGTCAGCAGTCCAGCGGAGCAGGCAGACGAAGCCGTCGTGGGAGAACAGCGCAGACCGGCGGGCGCCAAGGATGTACACAAGCTCGACCGGGTGATCATCCGCTTCGCGGGGGACTCCGGTGACGGTATGCAGCTCACCGGCGACCGCTTCACCTCCGAGACGGCGTCCTTCGGCAACGACCTCTCGACGCTGCCGAACTTCCCGGCCGAGATCCGGGCGCCCGCAGGGACCCTGCCGGGTGTGTCGTCGTTCCAGCTGCACTTCGCCGACCACGACATCCTGACCCCCGGGGACGCGCCGAACGTGCTGGTGGCGATGAACCCGGCCGCGCTGAAGGCGAACATCGGCGATCTGCCGCGCGGGGCGGAGGTCATCGTCAACACGGACGAGTTCACCAAGCGCGCGCTGCAGAAGGTCGGTTACACCGCTTCCCCGCTGGAGGACGGGTCGCTGGACGGCTACCACGTCCATCCGGTGCCGCTGACCGCCCTCACCGTGGAGGCGCTCAAGGAGTTCGACCTCAGCCGCAAGGAGGCCGAGCGCAGCAAGAACATGTTCGCGCTGGGCCTGCTGAGCTGGATGTACCACCGGCCCACCGACGGCACCGAGACGTTCCTGAAGACCAAGTTCGCGAAGAAGCCGGACATCGCCGCGGCGAACATCGCGGCCTTCCGCGCCGGCTGGAACTTCGGCGAGACCACCGAGGACTTCGCGGTCTCCTACGAGGTCGCCCCGGCCACCACGGCGTTCCCGGTCGGCACCTACCGCAACATCTCCGGGAACCTCGCCCTGTCGTACGGCCTGGTGGCCGCCTCCCGTCAGGCGGACCTGCCGCTGTTCCTCGGCTCCTACCCGATCACCCCGGCCTCGGACATCCTGCACGAGCTGTCCAAGCACAAGAACTTCGGGGTGCGGACCTTCCAGGCCGAGGACGAGATCGCCGGCATCGGCGCGGCGCTGGGCGCGGCCTTCGGGGGGTCCCTGGCGGTGACCACGACCTCCGGTCCCGGTGTGGCCCTCAAGAGCGAGACGATCGGCCTGGCGGTCTCCCTGGAGCTGCCGCTGCTGGTCGTGGACATCCAGCGGGGCGGCCCGTCCACCGGTCTGCCGACCAAGACCGAGCAGGCCGACCTGCTGCAGGCGATGTACGGCCGCAACGGCGAGGCCCCGGTCCCGGTCGTCGCCCCGCGCACCCCTGCCGACTGCTTCGAAGCGGCCCTGGAGGCGGCCCGGATCGCCCTGACCTACCGCACGCCCGTCTTCCTCCTCTCCGACGGCTATCTGGCCAACGGCTCCGAGCCCTGGCGGATCCCGGAGCTGGACGAGCTGCCGGACCTGCGGGTGCGGTTCGCCCAGGGCCCCAACCACACCCTGGACGACGGCACCGAGGTGTTCTGGCCGTACAAGCGGGACCCGGAGACCCTGGCCCGGCCGTGGGCCATCCCGGGCACGCCCGGCCTGGAGCACCGCATCGGCGGCATCGAGAAGCAGGACGGCACGGGCAACATCTCCTACGACCCGGCCAACCACGAGTTCATGGTCCGCACCCGTCAGGCGAAGATCGACGGAATCGTGGTACCCGACCTCGAGGTGGACGACGAGCCGGGCGCGAACACCCTGGTGCTCGGCTGGGGCTCGACCTACGGCCCCATCACGGCGGCGGTGCGGCGGCTGCGCGCGGCCGGGCAGCCGATCGCCCAGGCGCATCTGCGCCACCTCAACCCCTTCCCACGGAATCTCGGCCAGGTTCTGGAGCGTTACGACAAGGTGGTGATCCCCGAGATGAACCTCGGTCAGCTCGCCACGCTCATCCGGGCGAGGTACCTGGTCGACGCTCACTCCTACACCCAGGTCAACGGCATGCCGTTCAAGGCCGAACAGCTTGCCGCGGCTCTCAAGGAGGCCATCGATGGCTGA
- a CDS encoding response regulator transcription factor, translating into MRVVIAEDSVLLREGLTRLLTDRGHEVVAGVGDGEALIKTITELADDGKLPEVVVADVRMPPTHTDEGVRAAVRLRKAYPGLGVLVLSQYVEERYATELLAGSSRGVGYLLKDRVAEVREFVDAVVRVAHGGTALDPEVIAQLLGRSRKQDVLAALTPREREVLGLMAEGRTNSAIARQLVVSDGAVEKHVSNIFLKLGLSPSDGDHRRVLAVLTYLNS; encoded by the coding sequence GTGCGGGTGGTCATCGCCGAGGATTCAGTGCTGCTCAGGGAGGGCCTGACCCGGCTGCTGACCGACCGCGGGCATGAGGTCGTCGCCGGTGTCGGGGACGGGGAAGCGCTGATCAAGACCATCACGGAGCTCGCGGACGACGGCAAGCTGCCCGAGGTCGTGGTGGCCGATGTGCGGATGCCGCCGACCCATACGGACGAGGGGGTCCGGGCCGCGGTGCGGCTGCGGAAGGCCTATCCCGGGCTCGGGGTGCTGGTGCTGTCCCAGTATGTCGAGGAGCGCTACGCGACCGAGCTGCTGGCCGGCTCCAGTCGTGGCGTGGGCTATCTGCTCAAGGACCGGGTCGCCGAGGTCCGCGAGTTCGTGGACGCCGTGGTGCGGGTGGCCCACGGGGGGACCGCGCTGGACCCCGAGGTGATCGCCCAGCTGCTCGGGCGCAGCCGTAAGCAGGACGTGCTGGCCGCGCTCACCCCGCGGGAGCGGGAGGTCCTGGGGCTGATGGCGGAGGGACGGACGAACTCCGCCATCGCCCGGCAGCTGGTGGTGAGCGACGGAGCCGTCGAGAAGCACGTCAGCAACATCTTCCTGAAACTCGGCCTGTCCCCGAGTGACGGGGATCACCGGCGTGTTCTGGCCGTGCTCACCTATCTCAACTCCTGA
- a CDS encoding sensor histidine kinase — translation MATQGYGEWDDPGSQGSRGRPHRLPVALRAPVEGRSWRELCHLVLSLPIGTVMFAYSVTMFSMGVGLLVTFLGIPVLAAGLMGCRGFGVLERARARALLGLDVAEPEPLRPRRGGAMAWMGAVFKSGSSWRHMLYTVLQFPWTLFSSVAGLVFWSCGWSLLTYPLWFWVFPVYAGQGGIQLYGDETHSVYLDNPFEITVTALVGLLLTLATPWIIRGLTTVDRLLVLGLLGPSPLATRVVELESDRGVVVDTAAADLRRIERDLHDGAQARLVALAMDLGLAKEKLTEDPRAAARMVDEAHGEVKTALQELRDLARGIHPAVLTDRGLDAALSAVATRCTVPVTVDVDLPSRPAPAIEGIAYFTVSELLQNISKHARASRAVVDVWRVENRLLLQVTDDGVGGADASAGSGLAGLAGRLDAVDGVLVVDSPAGGPTRITAELPWRSA, via the coding sequence ATGGCCACGCAGGGGTACGGAGAGTGGGACGACCCTGGATCCCAGGGCTCTCGGGGGCGACCGCACCGGCTTCCGGTCGCCCTGCGGGCGCCGGTCGAGGGGCGCAGCTGGCGTGAGCTGTGCCATCTGGTGCTGAGCCTGCCGATCGGCACGGTGATGTTCGCCTACAGCGTCACGATGTTCTCCATGGGGGTGGGGCTGCTGGTGACGTTCCTCGGCATCCCGGTGCTCGCGGCGGGGCTCATGGGCTGCAGGGGGTTCGGGGTGCTGGAGCGGGCCCGGGCGCGTGCGCTGCTGGGGCTCGACGTGGCCGAGCCCGAGCCGCTGCGGCCGAGGCGGGGCGGGGCGATGGCCTGGATGGGGGCGGTTTTCAAGAGCGGCTCATCGTGGCGGCACATGCTGTACACCGTGCTGCAGTTCCCCTGGACGTTGTTCTCGTCCGTGGCGGGGCTCGTCTTCTGGTCGTGCGGGTGGTCACTGCTGACGTATCCGCTGTGGTTCTGGGTGTTCCCGGTGTACGCCGGGCAGGGCGGGATCCAGCTGTACGGCGACGAGACGCACTCCGTCTATCTCGACAACCCGTTCGAGATCACGGTGACCGCGCTGGTGGGGCTGTTGCTCACGCTGGCGACGCCGTGGATCATACGGGGGCTGACGACCGTCGACCGGCTGCTGGTGCTGGGGCTGCTCGGGCCGTCCCCGCTGGCGACGCGGGTGGTGGAGCTGGAGTCGGACCGTGGCGTGGTGGTCGACACGGCGGCGGCGGATCTGCGGCGGATCGAGCGCGATCTCCACGACGGGGCGCAGGCCCGGCTGGTGGCGCTGGCCATGGATCTGGGACTGGCCAAGGAGAAGCTGACGGAGGATCCGCGGGCGGCGGCTCGGATGGTGGACGAGGCGCACGGAGAGGTGAAGACGGCTCTCCAGGAGCTGCGGGACCTCGCCCGCGGGATCCATCCGGCGGTGCTGACCGACCGCGGCCTGGACGCGGCCCTCTCGGCCGTGGCCACGCGGTGCACCGTGCCGGTGACGGTGGATGTGGATCTGCCGTCGCGTCCGGCGCCGGCGATCGAGGGCATCGCCTACTTCACGGTGTCGGAGCTGCTGCAGAACATCAGCAAACACGCCCGGGCCTCGCGGGCCGTGGTGGATGTGTGGCGGGTGGAGAACCGGCTGCTGTTGCAGGTGACCGACGACGGGGTGGGCGGCGCGGACGCCTCCGCCGGGTCGGGGCTGGCCGGACTGGCCGGGCGCCTGGACGCGGTGGACGGGGTCCTGGTCGTCGACTCGCCGGCCGGGGGGCCGACCCGGATCACCGCGGAACTGCCCTGGCGATCGGCCTGA